From Xenopus tropicalis strain Nigerian chromosome 3, UCB_Xtro_10.0, whole genome shotgun sequence, the proteins below share one genomic window:
- the kank2 gene encoding KN motif and ankyrin repeat domain-containing protein 2: MMAQVLHMEAHFPGKPGPPSLSSMKDPEAAYSVETPYGYRLDLDFLKYVDDIEKGHTIKRVPVHRRPRYGSLPRGPGYTGSWWTSTESLCSNASNDSRHSSYSYCGRGFYPAYESRGGAQAPHNFNPRVEKTLLDASKKLEAGQSRPLSLGCRSTSSLSTQSLSRFPSTSSQQISSFTPLSSGMSTPVSPSPAQLQHVREQMAVALKRLRQLEEQVKMIPVLQVKISVLQEEKRQLSVQLKSQKYLGHPRGNIRGKDRGELYIEIPEEESKVEKEEGEDKVAGKEGPEKENKKPEGEIKNPKEVCKKETVENNSLPGKRMCSVGVWVRETDFAPLPIRQLEADKQKMLVQALSAKIAVLEKQLGRALIEVQNANRKLEEAERAGRAEEAAKREKKEEVRADAVKVARVERGSEVVSSTKVGHGVQPQRARDLEWRGAAKATDGEEERVYKSKEVVEKPLLSPSGPAPKFHLVKKISITGHCSTEEPATEGNTGGILAQTATWSQMNVSGAAAGREGDGTDPTKEQDKGKRNAQEDPQPKPAQFPRLNGEMDSASSEDSGTMENPSDSESTESEYHEASEALAGAQAELHSLAAGNSDTPKEPEREQPAPTAIVSPPKPTPRVELSNVLISGCVALQKSLDEGTALPEMEKSAAHSVILQEWMKILRQKDVDPAVIRHHLTVFRAMSPRLLEVIINMADAKGNTAVHYAVSQSNFTAVRQLLDTGLCDVNRQNKAGFTPLMLTALAAFRSDEDIETVTQMLRLGDVNCRASQAGQTALMLAVSHGRLDVVRALLACGADVNIQDHDGSTALMCACEHGHADIVSLLLAVPACDVSLTDNDGSTALSIALEAGQNDIAMLLSAHNSKISNQDEGTDPKRQRVNPSDESQ, translated from the exons ATGATGGCGCAAGTTCTACATATGGAGGCCCACTTCCCAG GGAAGCCGggtcctccctctctctcttctatGAAAGACCCAGAAGCAGCCTATTCGGTGGAGACGCCCTACGGTTACCGCTTGGATTTGGATTTCCTCAAATACGTTGACGACATAGAAAAGGGCCACACTATAAAACGAGTGCCAGTGCACCGCCGGCCCCGCTATGGATCCCTGCCCCGAGGCCCTGGATACACAGGCTCATGGTGGACCTCTACGGAATCCCTCTGCTCCAATGCTAGCAACGACAG CCGCCATTCTTCCTACTCCTACTGTGGCAGAGGCTTCTACCCAGCCTACGAGAGCAGAGGTGGGGCCCAGGCACCCCATAACTTTAATCCAAGGGTGGAGAAGACGCTGCTCGATGCCAGTAAGAAGTTGGAGGCAGGGCAGTCTCGCCCTCTCAGCTTGGGATGCCGCTCCACCAGCTCTCTGTCTACTCAGTCTCTCTCTCGCTTTCCCTCAACCTCATCCCAGCAGATCTCTTCTTTTACCCCTCTAAGCTCTGGGATGTCCACCCCAGTGTCTCCGTCGCCGGCCCAGCTTCAACATGTGCGCGAGCAAATGGCGGTGGCACTCAAGAGGTTGCGGCAGCTTGAGGAACAGGTGAAGATGATCCCCGTCCTGCAGGTGAAGATCTCTGTTCTCCAAGAAGAGAAACGCCAGCTCAGCGTCCAGCTCAAGAGCCAGAAATATCTTGGGCACCCAAGGGGTAACATTAGGGGTAAGGACAGAGGTGAGCTATACATCGAGATCCCAGAGGAAGAGTCAAAGGTGGAGAAAGAAGAAGGTGAAGATAAAGTAGCTGGTAAGGAGGGACCTGAAAAGGAAAACAAGAAACCGGAAGGGGAAATCAAAAACCCAAAGGAAGTGTGTAAGAAAGAGACGGTGGAAAACAACAGTTTACCTGGGAAAAGAATGTGCAGTGTTGGGGTGTGGGTACGAGAGACGGACTTTGCCCCACTTCCCATAAGGCAGCTAGAGGCGGACAAGCAGAAGATGCTGGTCCAGGCTCTGTCGGCCAAAATAGCAGTGCTTGAAAAGCAACTTGGCCGGGCGTTAATAGAAGTGCAGAATGCCAACCGCAAGTTGGAGGAGGCAGAAAGGGCAGGGAGAGCAGAGGAGGCGGCAAAGAGGGAGAAGAAAGAGGAGGTGCGGGCAGATGCTGTCAAAGTGGCCCGGGTGGAACGGGGGAGTGAAGTGGTCTCCAGCACCAAAGTCGGGCATGGGGTCCAGCCGCAAAGAGCACGAGACCTGGAATGGAGAGGAGCAGCAAAAGCAACAGACGGAGAGGAGGAACGAGTCTACAAAAGCAAAGAGGTGGTGGAGAAGCCATTGCTCTCTCCCTCAGGACCAGCTCCCAAATTCCATCTGGTCAAAAAAATCAGCATCACTGGGCACTGCTCTACAGAAG AGCCTGCAACAGAAGGAAATACGGGCGGAATACTGGCCCAGACAGCTACGTGGAGTCAGATGAACGTGTCGGGCGCTGCGGCAGGGAGGGAAGGAGATGGCACAG ACCCAACCAAGGAACAAGATAAAGGCAAGAGGAACGCACAGGAAGATCCACAACCAAAACCGGCCCAGTTCCCCCGGCTGAATGGAGA AATGGACTCTGCCTCCTCAGAGGATTCTGGGACTATGGAGAATCCATCAGACAGTGAGAGCACAGAGAGTGAATATCATGAGGCGAGTGAGGCATTGGCGGGGGCACAGGCTGAGCTCCACTCGTTAGCAGCGGGTAACAGTGATACCCCAAAGGAACCAGAGAGAGAGCAACCTGCACCCACAGCCATAGTGTCCCCCCCCAAGCCTACTCCCAG GGTGGAGCTGAGCAATGTGCTGATTTCGGGGTGCGTGGCCCTTCAGAAGTCTCTAGATGAAGGCACAGCTCTTCCAGAAATGGAGAAG TCAGCGGCGCACAGTGTGATTTTGCAGGAATGGATGAAGATACTTCGGCAGAAGGATGTGGACCCGGCTGTAATTCGCCACCATCTAACAGTGTTCCGCGCCATGTCCCCACGTTTGCTGGAGGTCATCATAAACATGGCCGACGCCAAGGGGAACACGGCAGTGCACTATGCTGTGTCTCAGTCCAACTTCACTGCGGTCAGGCAGCTCCTGGATACAG GCCTATGTGATGTGAACAGACAGAATAAGGCCGGATTCACTCCCCTCATGCTCACAGCCCTGGCGGCTTTTCGATCTGACGAAGATATTGAGACGGTCACGCAGATGTTGCGTCTGGGAGATGTGAACTGCAGAGCCAGCCAG GCTGGGCAGACTGCTTTGATGTTGGCCGTCAGTCATGGGAGGTTGGATGTGGTTCGGGCCCTGCTGGCGTGTGGAGCAGACGTCAACATACAGGATCACGATGGCTCCACGGCACTTATGTGTGCATGTGAACACGGCCACGCGGATATTGTCAGTCTACTCCTGGCTGTACCTGCATGTGATGTTTCACTCACTGATAAT gATGGAAGTACAGCTCTGTCTATTGCGCTGGAAGCTGGACAGAATGATATAGCAATGCTGCTATCTGCACATAACTCCAAGATATCCAATCAG GATGAAGGAACAGACCCTAAACGCCAGAGAGTGAACCCATCAGATGAATCCCAATAA